From a single Pseudomonas serboccidentalis genomic region:
- the rmuC gene encoding DNA recombination protein RmuC — protein MLEERLAMAQLAQDGLNAQLDASRDEAVDLAQANAAKQAELAALRREVELLQIERDDARDASHAWNIERANKEAELRRLDAQAASLNAELREQQESHQQRLNDLQGSRDELRAQFAELAGKIFDEREQRFAETSQQRLGQLLDPLKERIQSFEKRVEESYQAEARERFSLAKELERLQQLNLRLSDEATNLTRALKGQKTQGNWGELILERVLEHAGLEKGREYQTQVNLKGPDGERFQPDVVIYLPGDKQVVVDSKVSLTAYQQYVAAEDDSIGQIAIKQHVLSLRSHVKGLAGKDYKRLEGLHSLDFVLLFVPIEAAFSAALQAEPTLFQEAFDRNIVIVSPTTLLATLRVIDSLWKQERQSQNAREIAERAGWLYDKFVLFIQDLDEVGNRLQQLDKAYSSARNKLTEGRGNLVSRSEQLKLLGARASKSLPADLLERAMTDVDGLVELPE, from the coding sequence TTGCTCGAAGAGCGACTGGCCATGGCGCAACTGGCGCAGGACGGGCTCAACGCGCAGCTGGACGCCAGCCGCGATGAGGCGGTCGATCTCGCTCAGGCCAACGCCGCCAAGCAGGCTGAACTGGCCGCCTTGCGCCGGGAAGTCGAGCTGCTGCAGATCGAGCGCGATGATGCTCGGGATGCGTCCCACGCCTGGAACATCGAGCGCGCCAACAAGGAAGCCGAACTGCGGCGTCTCGATGCCCAGGCCGCCTCGCTAAATGCCGAACTGCGCGAACAACAGGAAAGCCACCAACAACGCCTCAACGACCTGCAAGGTTCGCGCGATGAGCTGCGGGCACAGTTCGCCGAACTGGCCGGCAAGATTTTCGATGAGCGCGAGCAGCGCTTCGCCGAGACCAGCCAGCAGCGCCTGGGGCAGTTGCTCGACCCATTGAAAGAACGTATCCAGTCCTTCGAAAAGCGCGTGGAAGAAAGCTATCAGGCCGAAGCCCGCGAACGCTTCTCGCTGGCCAAGGAACTGGAGCGTCTGCAGCAGCTGAACCTGCGTCTGAGCGACGAAGCGACCAACCTGACCCGCGCCCTGAAAGGTCAGAAGACCCAAGGCAATTGGGGTGAGCTGATTCTTGAGCGGGTGCTGGAGCACGCAGGGCTTGAGAAGGGCCGTGAGTACCAGACTCAGGTCAACCTCAAGGGCCCGGACGGCGAGCGCTTCCAGCCGGACGTGGTCATTTACCTGCCGGGCGACAAGCAGGTGGTGGTCGACTCCAAAGTCAGTCTCACCGCTTATCAGCAGTACGTCGCTGCTGAAGACGACAGCATCGGCCAGATCGCGATCAAGCAGCACGTGCTGTCGCTGCGCAGTCACGTCAAAGGCCTCGCCGGCAAGGACTACAAACGCCTGGAAGGCTTGCACAGCCTCGATTTCGTGTTGCTGTTCGTGCCGATCGAGGCGGCATTTTCCGCCGCGCTGCAAGCCGAGCCGACGCTGTTTCAGGAAGCGTTCGACCGCAACATCGTAATCGTCAGCCCGACCACCTTGCTGGCGACGTTGCGGGTGATCGACAGCCTGTGGAAGCAGGAGCGGCAAAGCCAGAACGCCCGGGAAATCGCCGAGCGTGCCGGCTGGCTGTACGACAAGTTCGTGCTGTTCATTCAGGATCTGGACGAGGTCGGCAATCGCCTGCAACAGCTGGACAAGGCCTACAGCTCGGCGCGCAACAAACTCACGGAAGGACGCGGGAATCTGGTCAGCCGTAGCGAGCAGCTCAAGCTGCTTGGGGCGCGGGCGAGCAAGAGTCTGCCGGCGGACTTGCTGGAGCGGGCGATGACGGATGTCGATGGTCTGGTCGAACTGCCAGAGTGA
- a CDS encoding sel1 repeat family protein: MKFRSVSDSVTSEHPRVTSPKRFSVRVAEWLLDSPRLGDSRNAKHLAGRLLKQPAREGVVAAQSRLGQLMCRECGNARDRRIGQDLLRQAARAGDRRAQQELGLLED; encoded by the coding sequence ATGAAGTTTCGCTCAGTATCAGACTCTGTTACCTCCGAACACCCTCGTGTTACCTCTCCCAAGCGATTTTCCGTACGTGTGGCCGAGTGGCTGCTCGACAGTCCGCGTCTGGGCGATAGCCGCAATGCCAAGCACCTGGCGGGGCGTCTGCTCAAGCAACCGGCACGCGAAGGTGTGGTCGCGGCGCAAAGCCGTCTCGGTCAGTTGATGTGCCGTGAGTGCGGCAATGCCCGGGATCGGCGTATCGGTCAAGACCTGCTGCGTCAGGCCGCCCGGGCCGGTGATCGACGTGCGCAACAGGAACTCGGTCTGCTCGAAGACTGA